In one window of Toxotes jaculatrix isolate fToxJac2 chromosome 10, fToxJac2.pri, whole genome shotgun sequence DNA:
- the sowahd gene encoding ankyrin repeat domain-containing protein SOWAHD yields MYESRSDDAGSDSTGSEPAVTNADAHGGRTVRQGTVVERLSRYGMPVMPSAFQRRSKLQRQQEVADGSTPGGLQREASERGSLTPAMRKKYLKELLLSNPSHSGFSSVLSSHAQSVSSEQDADWALYPMEHAWMLSAVEGNYETILEFISEDPYLLSRKDFISGYSVLHWLAKRGQDETLLKLLRYAQSAGIPVNVNLRGSGGLTPLHVASMHGQYMVIKLLVGAFGANIDAMDYNGKRAWQYLKEDAPLEMKELLGTWDDEHSCGSAQNVNRNVNNNSSGAVNLTPCDEVDAAQTDEESTFDWTKWSGSWRFGCFKKLLPSFPLFGNKR; encoded by the coding sequence ATGTATGAGAGCAGATCGGATGATGCTGGAAGTGACTCAACTGGATCCGAACCAGCTGTCACTAATGCCGACGCCCACGGCGGCAGGACAGTCAGACAGGGCACCGTTGTGGAGCGGCTGTCCAGATATGGCATGCCGGTCATGCCCAGTGCTTTCCAGCGTAGGTCGAAGCTGCAGAGGCAGCAAGAAGTCGCTGACGGCTCCACGCCGGGAGGACTGCAGAGAGAGGCTTCGGAGAGAGGGTCGCTCACACCCGCTATGCGTAAAAAATACCTCAAAGAGTTGCTTTTGAGCAACCCATCACACAGCGGGTTTAGCAGCGTACTGTCCTCACACGCTCAAAGCGTGTCCTCCGAGCAGGACGCAGACTGGGCTTTGTATCCGATGGAGCACGCATGGATGCTGTCTGCGGTGGAGGGAAACTATGAAACCATCCTGGAGTTCATCTCCGAGGATCCCTATCTGCTATCCAGGAAGGACTTCATCAGCGGGTACTCGGTCCTGCACTGGCTGGCCAAGAGAGGACAGGACGAGACTCTGCTCAAACTTTTGCGGTACGCCCAAAGTGCGGGGATCCCTGTGAATGTGAACCTGCGCGGAAGCGGCGGACTCACTCCGTTGCACGTCGCCAGTATGCACGGCCAGTACATGGTCATCAAACTGCTGGTCGGAGCCTTCGGTGCCAACATCGATGCTATGGACTACAACGGGAAAAGAGCCTGGCAGTACCTGAAGGAAGACGCCCCGCTGGAGATGAAGGAGCTGCTCGGGACCTGGGATGATGAGCACAGCTGCGGTAGTGCGCAAAATGTCAACAGAAacgtcaacaacaacagctccGGCGCAGTGAACTTGACCCCATGCGATGAGGTCGATGCCgcacagacagatgaagagagcACCTTTGACTGGACTAAATGGAGTGGCAGCTGGAGATTTGGGTGTTTTAAAAAGCTGCTACCCTCGTTTCCGTTATTTGGAAACAAACGCTGA
- the pttg1 gene encoding securin: protein MANIIFAERENACLHAPTHKMRQRLQSAPEKLLKSPMIAKTLNTPLPSGRKAFGTVNKKISTPAINTQEKKVLKPQETKVKPAPHSKVEEYPEIEKFIPYDPLEFEKYSIPEDLVPLSGFALPGLACFPETPHLCEDDLEKLDPLPNLSPEKMPRRSDYCSELDAFLQTLDELTVELPLESVID from the exons ATGGCCAACATAATCTTTGCAGAGCGGGAAAATGCATGTCTTCATGCACCTACACATAAGATGCGACAGCGACTTCAGTCGGCTCCGG AGAAACTTTTGAAATCTCCAATGATTGCCAAAACCTTAAACACTCCTCTGCCATCTGGCCGTAAGGCTTTTGGTACtgtcaacaaaaaaatctcaaccCCTGCAATCAACACACAAGAGAAGAAAGTCCTAAAGCCACAG GAAACTAAAGTCAAACCTGCTCCTCACTCCAAAGTGGAGGAATATCCAGAAATTGAGAAGTTTATCCCTTATGACCCACTAG AGTTTGAGAAATACAGCATACCTGAAGATTTGGTTCCTCTCAGTGGCTTTGCTCTGCCTGGACTAGCCTGTTTCCCAGAAACTCCACATCTGTGTGAGGATGACCTGGAAAAGTTGGATCCTCTCCCAAACCTGTCACCTGAAAAGATGCCAAGACGTTCAG ATTATTGCTCAGAGCTGGACGCCTTTCTTCAAACACTCGATGAGCTGACTGTTGAGCTTCCTCTGGAGTCTGTCATTGACTGA